DNA from Nitrospiraceae bacterium:
CTTCTGGGAACGACGATCCGGGAACATCCTAGTGCTCGCAACCGGGCGACAACGACCGAGCCGAGAAATCCTGCTCCGCCTGTCACAAGAACTCGTTTATCCGACCAAAATGAACTCACGACTACTTCTTCGGTTTGATGCCTTCAAGCCGCTCCCGCTCTGCAGCCACATCAGCGTCTACCATCATAGACACGAGTTCCTCGAAACGCACTTTCGGTTCCCACCCCAAAACCTGTTTAGCCTTGCTTGCGTCGCCGATAAGCAAATCCACCTCAGTCGGCCGATAGTATTTATGATCGATCTTTACATGTTTTCGCCAATCCAATTGAAGTCGAGAGAACGCCAGGTCTAAGAGATCACGGACGGTATGAGTTTCTCCGGTCGCAATAACGAAGTCCTCTGGGTTCGGCAACTGCAACATCATCCACATGGCCTGCACATAATCACCGGCAAATCCCCAGTCGCGTTTGGCATCAAGGTTTCCGAGATAGAGGTCCTGCTGAACACCGAGTTTGATCCGTGCGGCAGCTTTGGTGATCTTCCGGCTAACAAATGTTTCGCCACGGCGCGGCGATTCATGGTTGAAAAGGATGCCGTTACAGGCGAAGAGATCGTACGCTTCGCGATAATTGACCGTAATCCAATAGGCGTATACCTTGGCGGCGCCATACGGACTCCTGGGATAAAACGGCGTCGTTTCTCGTTGTGGAACCTCAAGAATTTTCCCGAACATTTCACTTGAAGATGCCTGATAGAATTTTGGTTTCAGTCCAGACTCACGAATGGCTTCCAGAAGACGAATGGTCCCCAATCCGGTGATTTCGCCCGTGTATTCCGGAATATCGAAGCTCACACGGACATGACTCTGGGCACCAAGATTGTATATTTCGTCAGGCTGAATGGTACGGAGAATGCGGTTTAATGAACTGGCGTCATTCAGGTCCCCATATACAAGATGAAGCCGCCGGCCTGGAACGTGCGGGTCTTCGTAAATCGGATCAATACGACCTGTATTGAACGAGCTCGACCGTCGAATGATCCCGTAGACTTCGTACCCTTTTCCCAGCAGAAACTCTGCGAGATAGGATCCGTCTTGACCAGTGATACCGGTAATCAACGCTTTTTTCACGCCTATGCTCCTTCTTGAGATCGAATTATGGAAGGATTCAGAAAATTTGTCTATCGAGATGGTATAGTTTAGTTCAGTGCGGATTATCAGACGGCTGTCCGACGCCGACGCAGTCCGTTTCGATCTATTGCATAGAGCTTATGCTGAGTACTACAATCGCTGGGTGAAGTGATCTCTGTGCGGAAAGGTACCTCCCAACTCATGACGATTCGTCGGTGGATCATACTTTTTTATCTTGTCTGCGGAACGTTCTTTCTTGCCCATGCCGTCAATGCGGTGATCGCGAACGCGTTACACGTGCCGCCGGATTTGTTGCATAGTTCCATTTTTCTTCCTTCTGAGTCGGTGGCTACTGCACCTCCGTTGCAATTGGCTGAACAAATTCGCCTGAGGGGCATTTTCCCGCTGCCCTCTCCCCCCATCGAGTCTGGTTCCGTGGGAAACACTCCGCAAGCACCAATCCGAGCTTCGTTGAATTTGGCCGCTAAACTACGACTCCTCGGCGTGGTTATGGGTGAGTACGGAGGGATAGCAGCCATCATTGAGGAGTTAGCAAGCAAGAGGCAGCTCTTCGTGCGTCTTCATGGGAATATCCCAGATGCCGGCGAAGTCAGTGAGATCCGTCGAGATGGCATTATCGTTCGCCAAGGCAATCAAGAGGAATTGCTCGAATTAGCCGTGATGCAGTCAGACAAACCGGCGTTTTCACCACCAGCGGTCGCAGGCGCGGTCAAACCGGCAAGCGGTCTTCCACTACGAAAAGTGCTTGATCGGCGAGAAGTCGAACAAACAATGAACGACCTGCCTAAATTGCTGTCGCAAGCACGGGCCGTTCCGTATTTCGTGAATGGGTCAATGAATGGATTCCGCCTAGATTTTATAGCTCCCTCCAGTTTCTACGAAAAGATAGGATTGCAGTACGGGGATGTGTTGCAGCAGGTCAATGGCGTGGAAATCCGTGATCCTGCCACCATGTTGACGCTGTTTCAGCAATTAAGGAATGAGCAGACGGTGAAGCTGGACCTCCTGCGTAACAATCAGCGGTCGACATTGACGTACGAAATCCGTTAACAACTCCATCATTCACTCGAAATTTCCTCGGTCCTTGTTTCTCGAACCGAATTCCCGCTGTCCCAGCCATTTTACGCCGAAACTTGTCAGAGCAGGTCCAGGAAGAGTATTTTAGTTGGACTGGGGCCTCGATCTGTCAAATTCCGAGCTTCGGCCGTAGGAGCTTCCAACGGCAAGGACATCCGTCGATGCAGAACAATCCAGGACGCCCACTCCTCGGTGCTATCCTCGAACAAAAATTTGCCTTGCCCGAAGCAAAATTGCTCGAAGCCTTGAATATCCAGCAGAACAAAGGGGGTCGCTTAGGAGAGATTTTAATCAGGCTTCGCGCGATTGAAGAGGATCAGCTCATTCAGGCCTTGGCCTTCCAATTTGAATTGCCCTGGCTCCCTCAGCTGGAAGCAGGCCAGGTCGACCAGGAATGGATTAAAAAGGTGCCCATTCATTTCGCCCGTCGGTATCGGGTCCTCCCACTCAAGACTGAAGAAGGCTCCGTGATCGTTGCAACGACAGACCCTCTCGAAACCGTGCCCCTGGACGATTTACGGTTGCTTTTGGGACTGCCCGTCAAACCAATTCTCACGAGCGGAATCTCCCTTTTGGCTTGTCTCAATCGAGTTTACGACGAAGCTGCGAGTCCAGCTGGAGCGGAGAAGGTGATGGAGGACATCGCGGCAAACGACAATTTGGAGCAGTTGGCATACGCCCTCGATGAGCCACAAGATTTGCTCGACGCCACGGACGAGGCTCCGATCATCCGATTGGTCAATTCAGTGTTGTTCCAAGCGGTTCGCCAGCGCGCCAGCGACATTCACTTCGAGTCTTTCGAGCGAGGGCTCGTCGTTCGCTATCGGATCGACGGCGTCCTCTATCCGGTCCTGACGCCGCCCAAACACTTACAAGCCAGCATCATTGCGCGCTTGAAAATCTTGGCTGGTTTGAATATCGCGGAAAAGAGACTTCCTCAAGACGGGCGATTCACGATACGTACCGCTGGGAAAGATGTTGACCTACGCGTATCCGTACTACCCACGGCACATGGCGAGCGAGTTGTGCTGCGGCTACTGGAGAAAGAAAACAAACTGCTCAATCTGTCCGAGATGGGCTTTTCAGCTGATCGACTCGGCGTCATTCAACAATTGATTCAATTATCCCACGGCATCATTCTGGTGACGGGTCCCACAGGGAGCGGGAAAACCACGACCTTATATGCCGCACTTAGTCAAATTAACGCTCCGGACAAGAACATCATCACCGTCGAGGATCCGATCGAATATCAATTGCTCGGGATTGGACAAATGCAGGTCAATCCGAAGATCAATCTAACCTTCGCCGCCGGGCTCCGATCCATTTTGCGCCAGGACCCTGATGTCATCATGATTGGAGAAATTCGTGATCGTGAAACGGCTGAAATCGCCATTCATGCCTCACTCACTGGGCATCTGGTTTTCTCCACGCTTCATACGAACGATGCAGCGAGCGCGGCGACCCGCTTGATTGATATGGGCATCGAACCGTTCTTAGTGGCCTCTTCAGTCGTTGCCGTGCTCGCTCAAAGACTGGTTCGACGAGTCTGTAAGGATTGCCGGCAGGCTTATCCCCCTGACGATGAGGAACTGATTCGCTTGGGAATCGTTCCCCCGAAAGCGCGTCCGATGTTTTACCGCGGTACCGGGTGCGCAGCCTGTTCCCAAACAGGGTACCGGGGGCGAACGGGCATCTATGAATTGTTGGTCATGGACGATGAGATCCGCCGGTTGATCGGAGCTAAAGCAGACTCGACTGCCATCAAACAAGCTGCTGTCAGCAAAGGCATGATTACGCTAAAAGACGATGGAGCAGACAAGGTGTTTCACGGAATCACGACGACTGAGGAAGTCATGCGGATTACGCAGCAAGAAGTCGAGATTTAGCATGCCTGTCTACCAATATAAAGGTTATCGAACTGACGGAGGGACAGCAGCTGGTATCGTCGATGCGGAAAGCCCGAAGGTTGCTCGACTGAAGCTCCGGAAGGTTGGCGTATTTCCGACCGACATGGTTGAGCAGGGTCAGGCGGTGGCCGGAAGTCGTGCGAAAACGACAGCCGTGTCAATCACCTTGAGCGCTCGTTCACCGGTCCTGACAACGACAGACGTGGCTTTGCTGACACGCCAGTTGGCGACGCTCCTCGTAGCCGGCCTTCCACTCGTTGACGCCCTCGGTGTTTTGGTCGACCAGGCGGACAAAAAACCAATCAAGAGTCTGATGGCCGATGTTCGGGAACAGATCCGTGGTGGGAAATCATTGAGTGGCGTGCTGGAACAGTATCCCAAGGAATTCTCTCAGATCTATGTTCACATGGTCCGTGCGGGAGAAGCCAGCGGAGCCCTAGATCAGATTCTTTTCAGATTGGCCGAGTTTTTGGAGAAGCAACTGAGTCTCAAACATAAAGTGACCAACGCTGTACTCTACCCAGCTTTGATGCTTGTAGTCGGGATCGCGTTGCTCTTTTTTCTCATGACTTTCGTCGTGCCAAAGATTACCGCTGTTTTTACTAACCTGAAGCAAGCTCTACCTTGGCCCACTGTAATTTTGATGAGCATCAGTCGGTTTTGCGCGGATTATTGGATGATCATGCTTGGCGCGCTGGCTGTGGCAGGCTGGGCGCTACAGCGCGCCATAAAAACCGACGCAGGTCGCACCGCGGCCGATCGGTTACTTCTCAGACTCCCTCTCACCGGTGAAGTCGCGCGAATGGTGTCGATATCCCGCCTTGCCAGTACGCTCGCCACCATGTTGGGTAGTGGGGTGCAACTACTCGAGGCCTTGGATGTCTCGAAGCGGGTCATGAATAACCGGGTTCTCGAGCAGACCGTCGAGGATGCTAGAAAAAACATCAAGGAAGGAGAAACCATCGCTGACCCATTGAAACGTAGCGGGGAATTCCCTGCGTTGGCGACGCATATGATCGCCGTCGGAGAACGAAGTGGTGAGATCGAAGAAATGCTCCGTCGCATCGGACAGATTTACGATGCAGAAGTCGATCGGGTGATCGCCCGGTTCACGTCGCTGTTGGAGCCGATTATGATTCTCGTCATGGGCGTGCTCGTCTTTTTCATTGTAGTGGCCATTCTGCTGCCGATTTTTGAAATGGGGCAAATGGTACGATGAGCCGCCGATACCAAAGGAGATTTCACGTGCGACAGGGAACGAACACCGTCAGAAGAATCCGGGAGACGATCCGATCTCAACGAGGCTTTACCTTTATCGAGATCATGGTGGTTGTGGCGATCTTAGCTATTCTTGCGGCGTTGGTTGTCCCTCGTATCATGGGTCGCACCGATGATGCAAAACGGACGGCTGCGAAAGTGCAAATTCGAAATATCGAGGGGGCACTTCAATTGTATAAGCTCGACAACGGCGTGTACCCATCAACTGAACAAGGATTAAAAGCGTTGGTGGAGAAACCCGCGGTTGGCGTCGTGCCAAAGAAGTGGAAACTCGGGGGGTACATTCAGAAACTTCCTGAAGATCCTTGGGGCAATCCGTACAAGTATCTCAGTCCGAGTCCAAAAGGTGACTATGAGATTACCTGTCTCGGAACGGACGGTGAAGTGGGAGGAGAAGGGATTAATGCAGACATTACCAACTGGAATCTGGACAAAGAATAATTCATGGACCGAAGGGCGAAAGATCAGTGGCAGACAGCAGTGTGTGATGTAACAGGCTTTACGCTCCTCGAAATGATCTTCGTGCTCTTCCTGATGGTCGCTCTCCTCGGCCTCGTCATTCCCCGAATCACGTTTGGAGACAACCTCAGCACCGTCGGCCGTCGTCTTGTCGGGACGATTCGAGCACTCCAAGGCATGGCCACGTTGGCGCAAAAGCCTGTTCATCTTTACATAGACATGGACCACGGCACCTATTGGCCCATGGTGCTGGAAGGAAAAGAAGAGAAAGTCCCGCTTGATGCCGCCTGGTCGACCCCGATTCCGCTACCTGAGTCGGTTCGCATAACGGAGTTCACCGCGGCCCAAGGAACGAAAACAAACGGCCGTGCCGATCTATGGCTCTACCCAAGCGGGCGGATTGATCCGGTCACGATTCACCTGGCCGATGGAGCCGCAAACATACTGGCTATTGCCGTAGAGCCGGTTACAGGTTCGATCCGAGTCAGTGACCAACGCATTGAGCCATTGAAACCACCTCCGATTCCTGATCGTGTTAAACCTTATCTCCAGCCCCTTCCTCTCGGTGGTGCCCCGGTCCCTGCAGGCCTTCGGCCCTAGCGAAGTCTCTTATGCTCACTAAGCACAGGATTCTTGTTCCAGGTCGAAACAATCGAACAACGCAGTCAGATGGATTTACCCTCCTGGAGGTCTTGCTTGCTCTTGGCATACTTGCATTGGCGTTGCCTATTCTCTTGGGCCTTCGAAACTGGGATCTGGATCTGTATGCCAGGGCGGATGAACTGACGACCGCTACGCTTCTCGCCCAAGAAAAGCTGCTTGAGACAGAACTGACTAAAGCGTTCACTCTTGGTGAAACCAGCGGCGACTTTCAAGGTCCTCCGTTGGGATTTCAGTCGCTTGGAGATACAACCAACCGGGCACCGAACTATCGCTGGAAGCGCACCGTGATCCCAACTCCTCTCACTCTGGTCCGAGAAGTAAAAATTCAAGTGCTTTGGCCAAGAGGAAATACAGATGAATCGATTGAGGTGAGCACCTATGTCCTTACAGCCCCAACGTCATAACTCAGAGCACGGCTTTACCCTCATTGAGATCCTACTCGCGGTAGCGCTTGTTGCCACTATCGCCGCCCTGGTATTCGGTTCGCTGGCAACGACGCTGAACGCGATTGATGTTGCACGAGGCAGCGCTGCCAATGGACAGATCGTAAGAACGACCATGCGCCTCATGGCAGACGAACTCTCGATGGGAGTCAGTTCGCAGGTGACGCCATGGATGGGTGTCAATGCGCAGCAAGACAATCAACCGGCCGATACAATCGTATTTCTGACAATGGGACAGTTTCGAGGAGCCGAGTCGGAGCATGACACAGAAATTGTCCGTATCGTCTATACCAGAGAACGGGACAAATTGCTTCGATTGGTCCGCCGGAATTTGTATGGTCTGACGGACGAATCGTTGGGGCAACTGGAGTTATTGGAAAAGGTCAAAGGTTTTAATGTGCGTTATTACGATGCTCAAAATAAACTATGGGTAGACGAATGGGATGGCCGAGCACGATCCAAACCTCCTGGCGCCTTGTTGATCGAGCTCACGCTCCAACAGGATAACGTTGAGCCGCAGACCTTTCGCCACTGGGTTACTATCGGAGCGTCCTCGTGACCATTCCTATTCAGGTGCCCGAACGAGTTCGCGAACCATTAGCCTGGTGCAGCGGAGCGGTTGCGCTCTTTGTTGTGTTTGTCATGAGCACGTTCCCCTATGGGCTGCTACAGGCCAGGATTTTAGCGGAAGTAACCAGGGCTAGCGGGATGGACGTGCGTGCCGGCGAGTGGTCGGCAGGACTACCGCTCGCCATTGAATGGCGGGATGTTGTTCTTGATGGTTCTACAGGCGAACCAATCAAGATCGATTCACTTCAAGCCAAGATAGGAGTATTTCGCGCAATCACGGGGACCGTAGCGATGGATCTTCTCGTTCAGTTCCCGAAATCAGTTCAAGCGGAACAAGGTCGTATTCAAGGGATGGTCAAGGCCGCGTCATGGTCATTGCAAGGCCCAATAGAGATAAGGGCCAAGTGGCAACAAATCGAACTGTCTTCATTGCTGAAACCTTATGTCAGCCGAGGGCTTCTTCAGGGTGAAGGACTCCAGCGGTGGGACAACACGACCTCAGGTATGGAGGGCCTCCGGGGGGATGGAACCTGGAAGGCTGAAGTCAGAGATTTAACGCTGGAACCCTTTTCTCTTGGAAAAGGAACATCGCCAGCTTTATCCTTTACCCGTGTGACGGCAGTGGTAACCTGTCATCAATCTGTTTGTGATGTAACTGAGTTCAAGGCCGAAGGGCCTGATGGATCATTTACCATACAGGGACAGGTGACATTGCAACGCCCTATCGGGAAAATCCCTTTAGCACTGAACGTTTCGGTGACACCAGGAGCCAGTCTCAGTCAAAAACTCGGAAGTCTGGGCTTACCCCCTTTTCAAGCAGGGGTTCCAGTGACCTTTAAGTTATCGGGGCCCGCCAACGCCCCCCAAGTTGCATTTTAAGGCCCTTCTAGGGTCTTATATAGTACTCAGCCTGAGGCTTGGTGCTGGCTGTTTTGCGACGAGGAGTACGGTGTGATTGCCGAATGTGTCGGGCTTGACATCGGACAAACGGCGTTCAAGGCCGTGCGGTTTCGTCGTCGCCTGACCGGACGCGAATCTGTTGAGTATTTCCACCATCCGCTCCCGTTTGGACGACCGAGCGAAATCGACCCGGCTCGTCGTGCAACGATGCTCCGGAATTTCCTCTGGCAACATGGCTTGTACAACAGCGGAGACATTGTCACCGCTCTCCCCTGCCAGGACTTCTTTATTCGGACTTTGTCGTTTCCCTTCCGCGAACCCAGCAAGCTCGCCCAGGTCGTGCCATTCGAGGTGGAGAATTTAATTCCGCTCCCGCTCGAAGAAGTGGCCATGGGCAGCATGGTCCTGCCTCCCCGTGAATCCGTCGACGGAGGGACGAAAGTAAAGGGATCGGATGTGCTCGTGACAGCAGCACCGCGTGAAAAGATTTCGGAGCACCTTCGCTTTCTGGCAGCAGCCGAGCTCAATCCTGCGGCGATCAACGTCGACGGGATGGCGCTCTTCTCCGTCGCGCAGTTCCTAAAAAGCGAGGGAGCGCCTGTACCCGGCGATCTGGCTATCATCGACGTAGGGGCCTCTAAGACCACCCTATGTCTGATTCGTGAAGGTCGTCCAGTCGTTCTGCGCACCGTCCTCTGGGGTGGAAATCATCTCACCCATGCTCTAGCGGTGCGATATGCCTGCTCTTTTGCTGAGGCCGAACGACGCAAGCGCGCCATGGCAGTGCAAGAAGTCGATGCCTGGCTTGAACCGTTGTTAAAGGAATTGCGAGTGACCCTCCATCCTTATGATGGGACCGGCCGACAAGGAATCACGCATTGCTGGGTTTCGGGAGGCGGATCAAAGCTACGAGAGCTGGGTGGCCACGTCGCGCACAACTTGGGATTGGTCCCGGTCGGACCGCGCCAAGGCTTCGGCGCAAGCTGTCCACGAGCGTTTTCGATCGCGTTTGGATTGGCCATTCACCCGAAAATCGTTCGCCCTCGTTGGAAAGGTCGATCTACGGATTCAGAATTGGCCGTTGATCTCAAGGAAGCGAGCGCCTTCGGCCAAGAACCATCCAGTACAGCGAAGCAAGACCGCCAATTGGCGATGTGGGGCGCCCTCGTGATTGGGATCTTGGCTTTGTTTGACCTCTCTACGCGTTTCGTATTGAAAGACTCGGCCTTCACAAAACTGAAACAGTCCTTACAGGTACAATATGAACAGACTTTTGGGGCCGGAGCGGCTCCTGGGGAAGAACTTGACCAGGCACGTTATCGTCTCTCACAGGTCGAGAAGAGCTTATCGGTGATCGATGGATCCAAGGTGTCAACCCTTGCGATGCTTGCTGATCTGGGGAAGCAGGTTCCTTCGGAAATACTACTCAAAATTCGTGAACTGACTATCGACGGATTAATGGTCCATCTGGAGGGAGAAACCGTCTCTTTCGATGCAGTCGAGAAGCTGAAGCAAGCGTTTACGTCGACAACCCATGTTCAGGATGTCACCGTCACCGATACAAGAGTGGGTACGGTGCCAAATCAAGTCGTCTTTCGCTTGAACTATTCGGTCAAAAAGCCATGATCCGCACGCTTACAGAACGGTGGCAACAATATACTGGTCGGGAACGGGTGCTCCTTCTTATTGGAGGAGCAATTGTGGCAGCAAGCTTCATTTTCCTCGTAATCGTGGACCCTCTCCTGTCAAAACTCGACAAATTGGATCGGCAGTTGAATCGCAAGCAGAAAGACATCCAAGAGTTGGCTATCGTAGCCCAAACCTATGCGGGAAAGCAGGCCACACTAGCGAAGCTGGAACAGCGGATGCCCCCGGCCGATGCGCAATTCTCGCTCCTCGCTTTTATGGAGGAGGCAACGACCACTGCACAGATTCGTGACCGCATTGTGGGCATGCAACCGCAAAACCCGACGGTGGTCCAAGGATATCAGGAAACTGCCGTCGATCTACGTCTCGACGGTGTACAGTTGCCGCAACTCCTTGCCCTATTAGTTGCCATCGAGCAAGCGCCTTACGAAGTTCAAGTACGCCACCTGCAGCTCAAACCTAAGTTCGACAATCCAACGAATCTTGATGCCACATTGCGAATCGTGACCTATGCGAAAGCGTAACGAACAGGGCGTTGCCCTGCTCCTTGCCCTTTTGGTACTCGCGCTGTTGGTTGCCATCATTCTCGAGTTTGATGGTGAGGCACGTCGAGAATATCGTGACGCAGCCGCGTTTCGTGATAATTTTAAATCATGGGTATTGGGGCGGGCGGCGGTGCAAGCGGCACGTGCCGTACTCCAACAGGATTTCTTGCTCGATACGCAAGTGGGTCAGCAGTTTGATGCCTCGACAGACCTCTGGGCCCTGCCCATCAAAAATTATGCGATCGGTGACGGCCTCCTGAACGCTCAAATCGAGGATGAACGGGGCAAGCTGAACCTCAACGATCTGGCTGCCGGCGGGGATCCTAACGCCAGAAAGGCAATTGTTCTTCGTACAAAACGGCTGTTTGAATTATTACAAGTGAACCCCGATCTTGTTGACGCTATCGTTGATTGGGTTGATTCGGATGAAATCCCCCAACCGGCTGGTGCCGAAACTCTCTACTATCAGTCACTACACCCCGCTTATCGCGCGGCCAATGCACCTCTCCAAACATTACTGGAACTTCGCCTGATAAAGGGAATGACACCGGAGATTGTCAACCGGCTGTCTAAATTCGTGACCGTCTATCCGCCGGACGGTAACAGCAAAGTGAATCTGAACACAGCCGATCCGATTGTGATCCAGGCCCTCGATCCACAAATTACACAAACGGTGGCCGGAGAGGTTGTGCAGGGACGTCCGTTCAAGACCATCCAAGATCTCGATCGGGTAAGTAGTTTTGCACCGATCGGGCAGCAACTGCGATTACAGAATATCTATGATGTACGGAGCGACATGTTCTCGGCTCACATGATTTTGACCATCAACGACGTCACCAAAACCGGAACTGTGGTGATCCAGCGCAACACAAGTGATGGCTCCGGAACGGTGATGTACTTTCGCATGTTATAAACTCTGTCCTGCCGGCGTAACTCCTCCATCACGAAGATTTAACACACCCGTAACACTGCGGTTACTCATACGCAATCCGATAAAGATACCCTACCGGCTGTATGTCACAAACGTCTACCATACAGGGAGGGAGATACGAATGGTAATGCGCTTGAAATCGTTCGTCAGATGGCGGCCTTTGGGAACAGTGACGACAAGTAGTCGTTTGCTGCTCGTCGTGCTGATCGT
Protein-coding regions in this window:
- the gmd gene encoding GDP-mannose 4,6-dehydratase gives rise to the protein MKKALITGITGQDGSYLAEFLLGKGYEVYGIIRRSSSFNTGRIDPIYEDPHVPGRRLHLVYGDLNDASSLNRILRTIQPDEIYNLGAQSHVRVSFDIPEYTGEITGLGTIRLLEAIRESGLKPKFYQASSSEMFGKILEVPQRETTPFYPRSPYGAAKVYAYWITVNYREAYDLFACNGILFNHESPRRGETFVSRKITKAAARIKLGVQQDLYLGNLDAKRDWGFAGDYVQAMWMMLQLPNPEDFVIATGETHTVRDLLDLAFSRLQLDWRKHVKIDHKYYRPTEVDLLIGDASKAKQVLGWEPKVRFEELVSMMVDADVAAERERLEGIKPKK
- the gspE gene encoding type II secretion system ATPase GspE → MQNNPGRPLLGAILEQKFALPEAKLLEALNIQQNKGGRLGEILIRLRAIEEDQLIQALAFQFELPWLPQLEAGQVDQEWIKKVPIHFARRYRVLPLKTEEGSVIVATTDPLETVPLDDLRLLLGLPVKPILTSGISLLACLNRVYDEAASPAGAEKVMEDIAANDNLEQLAYALDEPQDLLDATDEAPIIRLVNSVLFQAVRQRASDIHFESFERGLVVRYRIDGVLYPVLTPPKHLQASIIARLKILAGLNIAEKRLPQDGRFTIRTAGKDVDLRVSVLPTAHGERVVLRLLEKENKLLNLSEMGFSADRLGVIQQLIQLSHGIILVTGPTGSGKTTTLYAALSQINAPDKNIITVEDPIEYQLLGIGQMQVNPKINLTFAAGLRSILRQDPDVIMIGEIRDRETAEIAIHASLTGHLVFSTLHTNDAASAATRLIDMGIEPFLVASSVVAVLAQRLVRRVCKDCRQAYPPDDEELIRLGIVPPKARPMFYRGTGCAACSQTGYRGRTGIYELLVMDDEIRRLIGAKADSTAIKQAAVSKGMITLKDDGADKVFHGITTTEEVMRITQQEVEI
- the gspF gene encoding type II secretion system inner membrane protein GspF, which produces MPVYQYKGYRTDGGTAAGIVDAESPKVARLKLRKVGVFPTDMVEQGQAVAGSRAKTTAVSITLSARSPVLTTTDVALLTRQLATLLVAGLPLVDALGVLVDQADKKPIKSLMADVREQIRGGKSLSGVLEQYPKEFSQIYVHMVRAGEASGALDQILFRLAEFLEKQLSLKHKVTNAVLYPALMLVVGIALLFFLMTFVVPKITAVFTNLKQALPWPTVILMSISRFCADYWMIMLGALAVAGWALQRAIKTDAGRTAADRLLLRLPLTGEVARMVSISRLASTLATMLGSGVQLLEALDVSKRVMNNRVLEQTVEDARKNIKEGETIADPLKRSGEFPALATHMIAVGERSGEIEEMLRRIGQIYDAEVDRVIARFTSLLEPIMILVMGVLVFFIVVAILLPIFEMGQMVR
- the gspG gene encoding type II secretion system major pseudopilin GspG, whose protein sequence is MRQGTNTVRRIRETIRSQRGFTFIEIMVVVAILAILAALVVPRIMGRTDDAKRTAAKVQIRNIEGALQLYKLDNGVYPSTEQGLKALVEKPAVGVVPKKWKLGGYIQKLPEDPWGNPYKYLSPSPKGDYEITCLGTDGEVGGEGINADITNWNLDKE
- a CDS encoding type II secretion system protein; this encodes MDRRAKDQWQTAVCDVTGFTLLEMIFVLFLMVALLGLVIPRITFGDNLSTVGRRLVGTIRALQGMATLAQKPVHLYIDMDHGTYWPMVLEGKEEKVPLDAAWSTPIPLPESVRITEFTAAQGTKTNGRADLWLYPSGRIDPVTIHLADGAANILAIAVEPVTGSIRVSDQRIEPLKPPPIPDRVKPYLQPLPLGGAPVPAGLRP
- a CDS encoding prepilin-type N-terminal cleavage/methylation domain-containing protein, yielding MLTKHRILVPGRNNRTTQSDGFTLLEVLLALGILALALPILLGLRNWDLDLYARADELTTATLLAQEKLLETELTKAFTLGETSGDFQGPPLGFQSLGDTTNRAPNYRWKRTVIPTPLTLVREVKIQVLWPRGNTDESIEVSTYVLTAPTS
- a CDS encoding type II secretion system protein GspJ; amino-acid sequence: MSLQPQRHNSEHGFTLIEILLAVALVATIAALVFGSLATTLNAIDVARGSAANGQIVRTTMRLMADELSMGVSSQVTPWMGVNAQQDNQPADTIVFLTMGQFRGAESEHDTEIVRIVYTRERDKLLRLVRRNLYGLTDESLGQLELLEKVKGFNVRYYDAQNKLWVDEWDGRARSKPPGALLIELTLQQDNVEPQTFRHWVTIGASS
- the gspN gene encoding type II secretion system protein GspN — its product is MTIPIQVPERVREPLAWCSGAVALFVVFVMSTFPYGLLQARILAEVTRASGMDVRAGEWSAGLPLAIEWRDVVLDGSTGEPIKIDSLQAKIGVFRAITGTVAMDLLVQFPKSVQAEQGRIQGMVKAASWSLQGPIEIRAKWQQIELSSLLKPYVSRGLLQGEGLQRWDNTTSGMEGLRGDGTWKAEVRDLTLEPFSLGKGTSPALSFTRVTAVVTCHQSVCDVTEFKAEGPDGSFTIQGQVTLQRPIGKIPLALNVSVTPGASLSQKLGSLGLPPFQAGVPVTFKLSGPANAPQVAF
- the pilM gene encoding pilus assembly protein PilM produces the protein MIAECVGLDIGQTAFKAVRFRRRLTGRESVEYFHHPLPFGRPSEIDPARRATMLRNFLWQHGLYNSGDIVTALPCQDFFIRTLSFPFREPSKLAQVVPFEVENLIPLPLEEVAMGSMVLPPRESVDGGTKVKGSDVLVTAAPREKISEHLRFLAAAELNPAAINVDGMALFSVAQFLKSEGAPVPGDLAIIDVGASKTTLCLIREGRPVVLRTVLWGGNHLTHALAVRYACSFAEAERRKRAMAVQEVDAWLEPLLKELRVTLHPYDGTGRQGITHCWVSGGGSKLRELGGHVAHNLGLVPVGPRQGFGASCPRAFSIAFGLAIHPKIVRPRWKGRSTDSELAVDLKEASAFGQEPSSTAKQDRQLAMWGALVIGILALFDLSTRFVLKDSAFTKLKQSLQVQYEQTFGAGAAPGEELDQARYRLSQVEKSLSVIDGSKVSTLAMLADLGKQVPSEILLKIRELTIDGLMVHLEGETVSFDAVEKLKQAFTSTTHVQDVTVTDTRVGTVPNQVVFRLNYSVKKP
- the gspM gene encoding type II secretion system protein GspM, whose translation is MIRTLTERWQQYTGRERVLLLIGGAIVAASFIFLVIVDPLLSKLDKLDRQLNRKQKDIQELAIVAQTYAGKQATLAKLEQRMPPADAQFSLLAFMEEATTTAQIRDRIVGMQPQNPTVVQGYQETAVDLRLDGVQLPQLLALLVAIEQAPYEVQVRHLQLKPKFDNPTNLDATLRIVTYAKA
- the gspK gene encoding type II secretion system minor pseudopilin GspK, with amino-acid sequence MRKRNEQGVALLLALLVLALLVAIILEFDGEARREYRDAAAFRDNFKSWVLGRAAVQAARAVLQQDFLLDTQVGQQFDASTDLWALPIKNYAIGDGLLNAQIEDERGKLNLNDLAAGGDPNARKAIVLRTKRLFELLQVNPDLVDAIVDWVDSDEIPQPAGAETLYYQSLHPAYRAANAPLQTLLELRLIKGMTPEIVNRLSKFVTVYPPDGNSKVNLNTADPIVIQALDPQITQTVAGEVVQGRPFKTIQDLDRVSSFAPIGQQLRLQNIYDVRSDMFSAHMILTINDVTKTGTVVIQRNTSDGSGTVMYFRML